A genome region from Triticum aestivum cultivar Chinese Spring chromosome 2B, IWGSC CS RefSeq v2.1, whole genome shotgun sequence includes the following:
- the LOC123039682 gene encoding probable indole-3-pyruvate monooxygenase YUCCA10 — MSSKVHRANTQTLDYHRTYPTTLSSLLFEMEGVTVLIVGAGPAGLATAACLSQFSIPYAIIKHESCSASLWRNRALDRLKLHLAKEFCELPHMSYPIDAPTYIPKTLFVKYLDDYVERFNIQPKYLTSVESSTYDNDEKCWSIVAKDMSKCTTVKFMAKFLIVASGENSAENIPMFRGLENFPGDVIHSSSYKSGKSYSGKNVLVIGSGNFGMEIAYELATHGANTSIVIRSPIHVMTNELIRLGMTLAHCLPLNIVDKLLVMAAYLIFGDRSQHGITRPKIGPMTLKSETGRSVVIDVGTVGLIKKGIIKVQGSISKIKGNIVKFQCSKRMSFDAIVFATGYKSTTNMSLKGFTTQRRHLPPHLHPSPPRLLPDRPPPRPEPAATTGKKHKSSKKQPKGSRVPLSADDDAVANAGKRHRSGAAKRHQVEEEEFVSSSISSKILREAFKQ, encoded by the exons ATGTCATCCAAAGTTCATCGAGCAAACACACAAACACTTGACTACCACCGAACTTATCCCACAACTTTGTCAAGTCTTCTCTTTGAAATGGAGGGTGTTACAGTGTTGATTGTTGGTGCTGGGCCAGCAGGCCTCGCAACGGCAGCATGCCTTAGCCAATTCTCAATTCCTTATGCCATCATCAAGCACGAGAGCTGTAGCGCGTCACTCTGGCGCAACCGCGCCCTTGATCGCCTCAAGCTGCATCTCGCAAAGGAGTTTTGTGAGTTGCCACACATGTCATACCCTATAGATGCACCAACATACATACCAAAAACCTTGTTTGTGAAGTACTTGGATGACTATGTTGAGCGTTTCAACATTCAACCAAAGTATCTCACAAGCGTGGAGTCATCcacatatgacaatgatgaaaaatGTTGGTCCATTGTGGCAAAGGACATGTCAAAGTGCACCACAGTCAAGTTCATGGCGAAGTTTCTTATTGTGGCAAGTGGTGAGAATAGTGCAGAGAATATTCCAATGTTCCGTGGACTGGAAAACTTTCCAGGTGATGTTATCCACTCCTCAAGCTACAAGTCAGGCAAGAGCTACTCTGGCAAGAATGTATTGGTCATTGGATCTGGCAACTTCGGGATGGAAATTGCCTATGAACTTGCGACCCATGGTGCCAACACATCGATTGTTATACGAAGCCCG ATTCATGTAATGACAAATGAATTAATTCGTTTGGGGATGACACTTGCTCACTGTCTTCCATTGAATATAGTGGATAAACTCCTTGTGATGGCAGCGTATTTAATATTTGGAGACCGATCACAGCATGGCATCACAAGGCCAAAAATAGGTCCAATGACCCTCAAATCAGAAACAGGCCGATCTGTAGTAATTGATGTTGGGACTGTTGGATTGATCAAAAAAGGCATCATCAAA GTTCAAGGGAGCATTAGTAAGATCAAGGGCAACATAGTTAAATTTCAATGCAGTAAAAGAATGTCATTTGATGCAATTGTGTTTGCAACTGGATACAAAAGCACGACAAATATGTCGCTCAAG GGTTTTACTACGCAGCGCCGCCATCTACCTCCCCACCTCCATccctcgccgccccgcctcctaCCCGACAGACCACCACCGAGGCCCGAGCCAGCGGCCACGACCGGCAAGAAGCACAAgtcctccaagaagcagcccaagggCAGCCGCGTGCCGCTCAGCGCCGACGACGACGCGGTCGC